A genomic stretch from Gorilla gorilla gorilla isolate KB3781 chromosome 20, NHGRI_mGorGor1-v2.1_pri, whole genome shotgun sequence includes:
- the ZNF567 gene encoding zinc finger protein 567 isoform X1 — translation MAQGSVSFNDVTVDFTQEEWQHLDHAQKTLYMDVMLENYCHLISVGCHMTKPDVILKLERGEEPWTSFAGHTCLEENWKAEDFLVKFKEHQEKYSRSVVSINHKKLVKEKSKIYEKTFTVGKNPVNSKNLPPEYDTHGRILKNVSELIISNLNPARKRLSEYNGYGKSLLSTKQETTHPEVKSHNQSARAFSHNEVLMQYQKTETPAQSFGYNDCEKSFLKRGGLITHSRPYKGENPSVYNKKRRATNIEKKHTCNECGKSFCRKSVLILHQGIHSEEKPYQCHQCGNAFRRKSYLIDHQRTHTGEKPFVCTECGKSFRLKTALTDHQRTHTGEKSYECLQCRNAFRLKSHLIRHQRTHTGEKPYECNDCGKSFRQKTTLSLHQRIHTGEKPYICKECGKSFHQKANLTVHQRTHTGEKPYICNECGKSFSQKTTLALHEKTHNEEKPYICSECGKSFRQKTTLVAHQRTHTGEKSYECPHCGKAFRMKSYLIDHHRTHTGEKPYECNECGKSFSQKTNLNLHQRIHTGEKPYICNECGKSFRQKATLTVHQKIHTGQKSYECPQCGKAFSRKSYLIHHQRTHTGEKPYKCSECGKCFRQKTNLIVHQRTHTGEKPYVCNECGKSFSYKRNLIVHQRTHKGENIEMQ, via the exons ATGGCTCAG GGATCAGTGTCTTTCAATGATGTGACTGTGGACTTCACTCAGGAGGAGTGGCAGCACCTGGATCATGCTCAGAAGACTCTATATATGGATGTGATGTTGGAAAACTATTGCCACCTCATCTCTGTGG gGTGTCACATGACCAAACCTGATGTGATCCTCAAGTTGGAACGAGGAGAAGAGCCATGGACATCATTTGCAGGTCATACCTGCTTGG aagaaaactgGAAAGCTGAAGACTTTCTAGTGAAATTCAAGGAACACCAAGAGAAGTATTCTAGATCAGTTGTAAGCATCAACCACAAAAAACTGGTGAAGGAGAagagtaaaatatatgaaaagacatTTACTGTAGGCAAAAACCCTGTGAATTCAAAAAATCTACCTCCTGAATATGATACTCATGGAaggattttgaaaaatgtttcagaATTAATCATCAGTAATCTAAATCCTGCAAGAAAGAGACTTAGTGAGTATAATGGATATGGGAAATCACTCCTGAGTACTAAACAAGAGACTACTCATCCTGAAGTCAAATCCCATAATCAAAGTGCCAGAGCTTTCAGTCATAATGAAGTTCTTATGCAGTATCAGAAAACGGAAACTCCAGCACAGTCATTTGGATATAATGACTGTGAGAAATCATTCCTTAAAAGGGGAGGCCTGATTACACATAGTAGACCTTACAAAggagaaaacccatctgtatataataaaaaaagaagagcaaccAATATTGAAAAAAAACATACATGCAATGAATGTGGGAAATCTTTCTGCAGGAAATCAGTATTGATTCTGCATCAGGGAATTCACTCAGAAGAAAAACCCTATCAATGTCATCAATGTGGAAATGCATTTAGAAGGAAATCATAtctcattgatcatcagagaactcacacaggagagaaacccttTGTTTGCACTGAATGTGGTAAGTCCTTCCGCCTAAAGACAGCcctcactgatcatcagagaacaCACACAGGGGAGAAATCGTATGAATGTCTGCAATGTAGGAATGCCTTCAGATTGAAGTCACACCTCATTCGTCATCAGAGAACTCACACGGGAGAGAAACCATATGAGTGTAATGACTGTGGGAAGTCCTTCCGCCAGAAGACAACACTCTCTCTACATCAGAGAATCCATACAGGTGAGAAACCCTATATTTGTAAAGAATGTGGGAAGTCCTTTCACCAGAAGGCAAATCTTACTGTACATCAGAGAACTCATACAGGGGAAAAGCCCTATATttgtaatgaatgtgggaaatcCTTCTCCCAGAAGACAACCCTTGCTCTTCATGAGAAAACTCATAATGAGGAGAAACCCTATATTTGTAGTGAATGTGGAAAGTCCTTCCGCCAGAAGACAACCCTTGTAGCACATCAGAGAACACATACAGGGGAGAAATCTTATGAATGTCCTCACTGTGGGAAGGCCTTTAGAATGAAGTCATACCTCATTGATCATCACCGAActcacacaggagagaaaccatatgaatgtaatgaatgtggtaAATCATTCAGTCAAAAGACAAATCTCAATctacatcagagaattcatacaggGGAGAAACCCTATATTTGTAATGAATGTGGGAAGTCCTTTCGCCAGAAAGCAACCCTCACTGTACATCAGAAAATACATACCGGCCAGAAATCCTATGAATGTCCTcagtgtgggaaagcctttagcAGGAAGTCGTATCTCATTCATCATCAAAGAACTCATACGGGAGAGAAACCATATAAATGTAGTGAATGTGGAAAGTGCTTCCGCCAGAAGACAAATCTTATTGTACATCAGAGAACTCACAcaggtgagaaaccctatgtTTGTAATGAGTGTGGTAAGTCTTTCAGTTATAAGAGAAACCTCATTGTCCATCAAAGAACTCACAAGGGAGAAAACATTGAAATGCAATAA
- the ZNF567 gene encoding zinc finger protein 567 isoform X2, which translates to MDVMLENYCHLISVGCHMTKPDVILKLERGEEPWTSFAGHTCLEENWKAEDFLVKFKEHQEKYSRSVVSINHKKLVKEKSKIYEKTFTVGKNPVNSKNLPPEYDTHGRILKNVSELIISNLNPARKRLSEYNGYGKSLLSTKQETTHPEVKSHNQSARAFSHNEVLMQYQKTETPAQSFGYNDCEKSFLKRGGLITHSRPYKGENPSVYNKKRRATNIEKKHTCNECGKSFCRKSVLILHQGIHSEEKPYQCHQCGNAFRRKSYLIDHQRTHTGEKPFVCTECGKSFRLKTALTDHQRTHTGEKSYECLQCRNAFRLKSHLIRHQRTHTGEKPYECNDCGKSFRQKTTLSLHQRIHTGEKPYICKECGKSFHQKANLTVHQRTHTGEKPYICNECGKSFSQKTTLALHEKTHNEEKPYICSECGKSFRQKTTLVAHQRTHTGEKSYECPHCGKAFRMKSYLIDHHRTHTGEKPYECNECGKSFSQKTNLNLHQRIHTGEKPYICNECGKSFRQKATLTVHQKIHTGQKSYECPQCGKAFSRKSYLIHHQRTHTGEKPYKCSECGKCFRQKTNLIVHQRTHTGEKPYVCNECGKSFSYKRNLIVHQRTHKGENIEMQ; encoded by the exons ATGGATGTGATGTTGGAAAACTATTGCCACCTCATCTCTGTGG gGTGTCACATGACCAAACCTGATGTGATCCTCAAGTTGGAACGAGGAGAAGAGCCATGGACATCATTTGCAGGTCATACCTGCTTGG aagaaaactgGAAAGCTGAAGACTTTCTAGTGAAATTCAAGGAACACCAAGAGAAGTATTCTAGATCAGTTGTAAGCATCAACCACAAAAAACTGGTGAAGGAGAagagtaaaatatatgaaaagacatTTACTGTAGGCAAAAACCCTGTGAATTCAAAAAATCTACCTCCTGAATATGATACTCATGGAaggattttgaaaaatgtttcagaATTAATCATCAGTAATCTAAATCCTGCAAGAAAGAGACTTAGTGAGTATAATGGATATGGGAAATCACTCCTGAGTACTAAACAAGAGACTACTCATCCTGAAGTCAAATCCCATAATCAAAGTGCCAGAGCTTTCAGTCATAATGAAGTTCTTATGCAGTATCAGAAAACGGAAACTCCAGCACAGTCATTTGGATATAATGACTGTGAGAAATCATTCCTTAAAAGGGGAGGCCTGATTACACATAGTAGACCTTACAAAggagaaaacccatctgtatataataaaaaaagaagagcaaccAATATTGAAAAAAAACATACATGCAATGAATGTGGGAAATCTTTCTGCAGGAAATCAGTATTGATTCTGCATCAGGGAATTCACTCAGAAGAAAAACCCTATCAATGTCATCAATGTGGAAATGCATTTAGAAGGAAATCATAtctcattgatcatcagagaactcacacaggagagaaacccttTGTTTGCACTGAATGTGGTAAGTCCTTCCGCCTAAAGACAGCcctcactgatcatcagagaacaCACACAGGGGAGAAATCGTATGAATGTCTGCAATGTAGGAATGCCTTCAGATTGAAGTCACACCTCATTCGTCATCAGAGAACTCACACGGGAGAGAAACCATATGAGTGTAATGACTGTGGGAAGTCCTTCCGCCAGAAGACAACACTCTCTCTACATCAGAGAATCCATACAGGTGAGAAACCCTATATTTGTAAAGAATGTGGGAAGTCCTTTCACCAGAAGGCAAATCTTACTGTACATCAGAGAACTCATACAGGGGAAAAGCCCTATATttgtaatgaatgtgggaaatcCTTCTCCCAGAAGACAACCCTTGCTCTTCATGAGAAAACTCATAATGAGGAGAAACCCTATATTTGTAGTGAATGTGGAAAGTCCTTCCGCCAGAAGACAACCCTTGTAGCACATCAGAGAACACATACAGGGGAGAAATCTTATGAATGTCCTCACTGTGGGAAGGCCTTTAGAATGAAGTCATACCTCATTGATCATCACCGAActcacacaggagagaaaccatatgaatgtaatgaatgtggtaAATCATTCAGTCAAAAGACAAATCTCAATctacatcagagaattcatacaggGGAGAAACCCTATATTTGTAATGAATGTGGGAAGTCCTTTCGCCAGAAAGCAACCCTCACTGTACATCAGAAAATACATACCGGCCAGAAATCCTATGAATGTCCTcagtgtgggaaagcctttagcAGGAAGTCGTATCTCATTCATCATCAAAGAACTCATACGGGAGAGAAACCATATAAATGTAGTGAATGTGGAAAGTGCTTCCGCCAGAAGACAAATCTTATTGTACATCAGAGAACTCACAcaggtgagaaaccctatgtTTGTAATGAGTGTGGTAAGTCTTTCAGTTATAAGAGAAACCTCATTGTCCATCAAAGAACTCACAAGGGAGAAAACATTGAAATGCAATAA